The following is a genomic window from Gigantopelta aegis isolate Gae_Host chromosome 5, Gae_host_genome, whole genome shotgun sequence.
AACCAGACGCATAAAAGCGACGTAAATGACGATGTGGTTTTCCACAAAACACCCATCTGACTTTTCGACAGTCTTCACCCCTTCCAATAGTGGTAGATTCAGTAATATGGCCAAGGTAGCCAGACTGGTGCAGACGATCTTTGCTTTTCTTCGCGTGCAGAATCGATCGCGTGTCAGCGGGAAAACAACACAGTAGAACCGATCCACAGTCAGTCCAACGACCAACCACGGCGACAGGAGGTTCACACTGGTCATCAAAAACATCCAAATTCTGCATGCAGCCACGTACTTCCCAATAATGTGAAATGATTTGAAGAATCTCAACGACAGATGGATGCAATATATAATAAGAACTGCACTGTCCGAGACGGCCATGAACATCAAATAGACTGGGTAGGACAACGATGAGAACTTTACGTCATTCATTAACGGAAAGACCAAGGCATTTCCTATCAAGCCTATTACAAAATATACCACAGTACAGACCCAGTATGCAGTCTCCGGATTTAAAGAAATGGAGGGAAATGAGCTCGAATCTGTTGCATTGGGTGCAGCATCCATAACTTTCGAGTTATCATCGTGAGTTTCGTTTAGAACCATTGTTGTTATGTTAGTGACTGTGGATTGTTGGCGCCTGCAAAAGTAAAAACATGTTGGcaatggattaaaaaaaaaataataataataataataataagtggaCGACGTAGAAAAggtatactactactactgcttctactactgcCGAATTGAATATTGAATAGAATGGAATTGCTGAATCCTATTTCGTATTTGTGGGATCTTTCAGTGTTATTAAAACTCGTCTACGTCGTTTTCCGTAACCCACGCAACGAGCAACGATCGGAACATCTCGCCACAATCCGCTGCGCTCTGTCTTGCGAGGATTACGATTCAATGGCGGAAACCTGTACTGACTtaatagaaaagaaagaaatgctttatgcTTCTGTTTATTACGGTATGGAAAATAAACACTAGTACAATTCGATGTTTAATGCTACAGTTCATAACATCGAACATTTTGCGGTGATTAAGACAAATTCCACGGTCTAAAATTATGAATTCTGCACGTGTTCTGCACGAAATGTGATTTTCCGCGGACGAACAACTATCCTGCACGATGATGCAAACTGCAACGTTTTCCGCGTTCTCGGAGTCGCGGAATTCACGGGAGAGTAGACATAGGACATGCTTTATAATTTGACAGCGCCAGACTGACGTACCCAGACCAAGTTTCTGTGCGTTTTGACCCTgagaaaaacagaagaaaaaaaaagttctgcCGTTGAAATGTAGCATGTTATTAAAGCTGTACCCTAACTGGATGCTAACCGGAC
Proteins encoded in this region:
- the LOC121373145 gene encoding cysteinyl leukotriene receptor 1-like, with amino-acid sequence MVLNETHDDNSKVMDAAPNATDSSSFPSISLNPETAYWVCTVVYFVIGLIGNALVFPLMNDVKFSSLSYPVYLMFMAVSDSAVLIIYCIHLSLRFFKSFHIIGKYVAACRIWMFLMTSVNLLSPWLVVGLTVDRFYCVVFPLTRDRFCTRRKAKIVCTSLATLAILLNLPLLEGVKTVEKSDGCFVENHIVIYVAFMRLVITSNLPCLLILILNIVIGIRIQRSVTFRKRFTSTSSGSRENKLDKSLLPLILISMLAFLTTLPSSIVDTVVGVLIVTKSDLNSLVTVAKFVLPFNFVYMINFGQNFYILMASSANYRNVIKRKLNYCKSMYLQEEGVSQLRVPVQIPNTDDARPSVTELNTRSFSRTDSTPVATSDAGGGFRNESE